The following are encoded together in the Janthinobacterium sp. Marseille genome:
- a CDS encoding oligopeptide/dipeptide ABC transporter ATP-binding protein — translation MKQETVNLASTDRGGPAQPLLMIKDLKKYFPVRGELFQRERKFVHAVDGVSFSVAKGKTLGIVGESGCGKSTTARLIARLVTPDSGSMIFDGEGVAEFGGIEFKEFRRNLQMVFQDSFASLNPRLTISETVAYGPQAHGVSKAQATERAHALLARVGLQPEQFASRYPHELSGGQRQRVNIARALAFEPRLVILDEAVAALDKSVQAQVLNLLQELKAEHDLTYLFISHDLHVVHYISDEVMVMYMGQVVEMGPVEDIYGNSRHPYTRALLSAVPSMDPANRTQHTPLSGDPPNPINPPSGCRFRERCPHAEAVCAAQVPALMAAAGNAAHTVACHMNDPLSGHTQTLMEVAA, via the coding sequence ATGAAACAAGAAACTGTAAACCTGGCTTCAACAGATAGAGGCGGTCCTGCGCAGCCCTTGTTGATGATCAAGGATTTGAAAAAATACTTCCCGGTGCGCGGCGAACTGTTCCAGCGCGAACGCAAATTCGTACACGCCGTTGACGGGGTTAGCTTCTCGGTAGCCAAGGGCAAGACGCTGGGTATCGTCGGTGAATCCGGCTGCGGAAAATCGACGACGGCACGCCTGATTGCCAGGCTGGTGACGCCGGATAGTGGCAGCATGATTTTTGATGGTGAAGGTGTCGCCGAATTCGGTGGTATCGAATTCAAGGAATTCCGTCGGAACCTGCAAATGGTGTTCCAGGACTCCTTTGCATCGCTGAATCCGCGCCTGACGATTAGCGAGACCGTCGCTTACGGCCCGCAAGCACATGGCGTCTCGAAGGCACAGGCAACCGAGCGTGCACACGCCTTGCTGGCACGCGTCGGCCTGCAGCCTGAGCAATTCGCTTCGCGTTATCCGCATGAACTATCGGGTGGTCAGCGCCAGCGCGTGAATATTGCGCGTGCCCTGGCCTTCGAGCCGCGCCTGGTGATCCTGGATGAGGCGGTTGCGGCGCTGGATAAATCAGTGCAGGCACAAGTGCTGAATTTGCTACAGGAACTGAAGGCGGAACATGACCTGACCTATCTCTTCATTTCGCATGATTTGCATGTCGTGCATTACATCAGCGATGAAGTGATGGTGATGTATATGGGCCAGGTGGTGGAGATGGGGCCGGTAGAGGATATCTACGGTAATTCCCGGCATCCATACACACGTGCCTTGCTGTCTGCCGTGCCGTCGATGGACCCGGCTAATCGGACGCAACATACGCCACTCAGCGGTGATCCGCCTAACCCTATCAATCCGCCCAGCGGTTGCCGTTTCCGTGAGCGTTGTCCGCATGCAGAAGCAGTATGTGCGGCGCAGGTGCCGGCCCTGATGGCGGCTGCAGGTAACGCTGCGCATACCGTCGCCTGCCATATGAACGACCCACTATCCGGTCACACGCAAACCTTGATGGAGGTGGCAGCATGA
- a CDS encoding ABC transporter ATP-binding protein → MSKPLVSVRDLTVAFVGNRRAHALDKISFDLQAGEVLGLLGESGSGKSVTLRTLLRLHPQRTTRISGSMEVDGMDVLALKGCELEAYRGGTASMVFQEPGLAFDPVYTIGQQITEAIRAHEALDHRSAMQRALQMLERVQIPQARRRYDAYPHELSGGMRQRAMIALALACKPRLLLADEPTTALDATVQIQILLLLRELQKETGMSVIFVTHDIGAAVEVADKIAVMYGGRIVEENSVAGIVHNPRHPYTAGLLASTVSTENRGKPLLAVPGSPPDLSALPLGCSFAPRCSNARQQCTSEKPQVISLNGERLACWNPVSPLLKEETELATA, encoded by the coding sequence ATGAGCAAGCCTTTGGTATCGGTACGTGATTTGACGGTGGCATTTGTCGGTAATCGCCGTGCGCATGCGCTGGACAAGATTAGTTTTGACTTGCAGGCTGGCGAAGTGTTGGGTTTGCTGGGTGAATCCGGTTCTGGCAAGAGTGTGACCTTGCGTACCTTGCTGCGCCTGCATCCGCAACGCACTACGCGCATCAGTGGCAGTATGGAAGTGGATGGCATGGATGTGCTGGCACTGAAAGGCTGTGAGCTGGAAGCATATCGTGGAGGTACGGCATCGATGGTGTTCCAGGAGCCGGGCCTGGCTTTCGATCCGGTGTACACGATAGGCCAGCAGATCACCGAGGCGATACGTGCACATGAAGCGCTAGACCATCGCAGCGCGATGCAGCGTGCCTTGCAAATGCTGGAGCGGGTGCAGATACCGCAAGCACGTCGCCGCTATGATGCTTACCCGCACGAGCTGTCTGGTGGCATGCGCCAACGTGCGATGATCGCGTTGGCGCTGGCTTGCAAGCCCAGGCTTTTGCTGGCAGATGAGCCCACGACGGCACTGGATGCGACGGTGCAAATCCAGATCCTTTTGCTGCTGCGTGAGCTGCAAAAGGAAACCGGTATGTCGGTGATTTTTGTCACCCACGATATAGGCGCCGCTGTCGAAGTCGCGGACAAGATAGCCGTGATGTATGGCGGTCGTATCGTTGAAGAGAATTCGGTGGCCGGCATCGTGCATAATCCGCGTCATCCGTACACGGCTGGCTTGCTGGCATCGACAGTGAGCACCGAGAATCGCGGCAAACCTTTGCTGGCCGTGCCGGGGTCGCCGCCGGATTTGTCGGCCTTGCCACTGGGCTGCAGCTTTGCGCCACGTTGCAGCAATGCGCGGCAGCAATGCACTAGCGAGAAACCGCAAGTGATTTCACTGAATGGCGAACGTCTGGCTTGCTGGAATCCGGTATCACCTTTGCTGAAAGAGGAGACTGAACTCGCCACTGCATAA
- a CDS encoding DUF4870 domain-containing protein produces MNQDLVLDSSLQSAKNLAWWLYLGHAASLVFSLGAFSFIPLIINYVKREDSANTFVYSHHSWQIRSFWWYLVWMALGGVLFMTIVGIPAAFLLWTVAWLWKLYRMIKGIVDLNDNKPMP; encoded by the coding sequence ATGAACCAAGACCTCGTTTTAGACAGTTCATTGCAATCCGCAAAGAACCTTGCCTGGTGGCTATACCTTGGCCACGCAGCCAGCCTGGTATTTTCGCTCGGTGCATTTTCCTTCATCCCGCTGATCATCAATTACGTCAAACGGGAAGACTCTGCCAATACCTTTGTCTATAGCCATCACAGCTGGCAGATACGCTCCTTCTGGTGGTATCTGGTGTGGATGGCTTTGGGCGGCGTCCTGTTCATGACCATAGTCGGCATCCCGGCCGCCTTCCTGTTGTGGACTGTGGCCTGGCTATGGAAGTTGTATCGCATGATCAAGGGCATAGTCGACCTGAACGATAACAAACCCATGCCCTGA
- the serB gene encoding phosphoserine phosphatase SerB, whose amino-acid sequence MNLILQGLSTQRHIVEQIAGLARPRSIVAIGEHAYRCLDISYNDEVKSQIDIAAWAARLDYAFIERRPLADFKLVAMDMDSTLITIECIDEIADMQGLKPQVAEITEAAMRGELEFKESLTRRVALLKGLDAGALQRVYDERLQLSPGAENMLAAMQAAGMKSLLVSGGFTYFTDRMKQRLQLDYTHSNQLEIVDGKLTGKVIGGIVDGEEKKLTVERVCRDMGISAKQCIVMGDGANDLKMMGIAGLSVAFRAKPVVRAQADIALNFVGLDGVLNLFHS is encoded by the coding sequence ATGAATTTGATCTTGCAAGGCCTCAGCACTCAACGTCATATCGTCGAACAAATCGCCGGCCTTGCCCGCCCACGTTCTATCGTCGCCATCGGCGAACATGCGTATCGCTGCCTCGATATCAGCTATAACGATGAAGTGAAATCGCAAATCGATATCGCTGCCTGGGCCGCCAGGCTGGATTACGCCTTCATCGAACGTCGCCCGCTAGCCGATTTCAAGCTGGTGGCAATGGATATGGATTCGACGCTGATCACGATTGAGTGCATCGATGAAATCGCCGACATGCAGGGCTTGAAGCCGCAGGTGGCGGAAATTACCGAAGCCGCGATGCGCGGCGAACTCGAGTTCAAGGAAAGCCTGACACGCCGCGTGGCCCTGCTTAAGGGCCTTGATGCCGGTGCCCTGCAGCGCGTCTACGATGAACGCCTGCAACTATCGCCCGGTGCGGAAAACATGCTGGCAGCGATGCAGGCGGCAGGCATGAAAAGCTTGCTGGTATCGGGCGGCTTCACCTATTTCACCGATCGCATGAAGCAACGCCTGCAACTCGACTATACGCATTCCAACCAATTGGAAATCGTGGATGGCAAGCTGACCGGCAAGGTCATAGGTGGCATCGTCGACGGTGAAGAAAAGAAATTGACGGTGGAACGCGTCTGCCGTGACATGGGTATCTCAGCGAAACAATGCATCGTCATGGGCGATGGCGCCAATGATTTGAAAATGATGGGCATCGCCGGTCTGTCCGTCGCTTTCCGCGCCAAACCGGTAGTGCGCGCGCAAGCTGATATTGCGCTGAATTTTGTCGGGCTGGATGGTGTACTGAACCTGTTTCACTCGTAA
- the mfd gene encoding transcription-repair coupling factor encodes MSFDLKKSLPKPATRFVLPPVHGSADAFVLAQAAAELKSQKRMLTVVVANASDAQRLLAEIPWFGSEPNELRCHLLPDWETLPYDAFSPHQDLVSERLATLYEVLNGQCDVLIVPATTALVRMAPPAFLASYTFFFKQGETLDEAKLKAQLQLAGYSPVKQVMSPGEYSVRGGLIDIYPMGSVLPYRIDLFGDTIDSIRTFDADSQRSLYPVKEVRLLPAREFPMDEEARTAFRGRWREIFEGDPSRSVIYKDIGSGIASAGIEYYLPLFFEQTNTLFDYLPADTTFALIGDIEAAIKRFWDDTQSRYRFLKSDRERPILAPEQIFLSDENFFTLAKPYGRWIIQNQDVASELSAPLPNIAVNRRADDPLVNLRAYLLQTDKRVMICAESNGRRETLQQYFNEYDLPLAATEGFADFSSASAKLMLGVAPMHAGFELGNALGGLAFITETELYAGSGRRVGSKKQEGATQVESMVRDLSELKIGDPVVHVNHGIGRYMGLTSMDLGEGETEFLHLEYAKDTKLYVPVSQLHVISRYSGASPEDAPLHALGSGQWEKAKRRAAEKIRDTAAELLNLYARRALREGHSFEYSAHDYEAFAESFGFEETADQAAAINAVIKDMTSGKPMDRLICGDVGFGKTEVALRAAFVAVLGGKQVAILAPTTLLAEQHAQTFADRFADWPVRIAELSRFRTAKEVTQAIKGMADGTIDIVIGTHKLLSGDIKFSRLGLVIIDEEHRFGVRQKEALKALRAEVDVLTLTATPIPRTLGMALEGLRDFSIIATAPQKRLAIKTFVRSENDSVIREACLRELKRGGQVYFLHNEVETIQNRKAMLEELMPEARIGVAHGQLHERDLERIMRDFVAQRFNILLCTTIIETGIDVPTANTIIMHRADKFGLAQLHQLRGRVGRSHHQAYAYLLVHDVQGLSKLAQRRLDAIQQMEELGSGFYLAMHDLEIRGAGEVLGDNQSGEMSEIGFQLYSDMLNEAVRSLKNGKEPDLAAPLASTTEINLHVPALLPNTYCGDVHERLSIYKRLANCKTADAINDLQEELIDRFGKLPDAAQALVETHRLRVAAIPVGIIKIDAHAESATLQFEPNPPIDAMRIIELIQKNRHIKLNGQDKLRITASMPDLAARVSQIKNTIRALLA; translated from the coding sequence ATGTCATTCGACCTAAAAAAATCACTCCCCAAGCCCGCTACGCGTTTTGTCCTGCCCCCGGTTCACGGTTCGGCGGATGCCTTCGTATTGGCGCAAGCCGCAGCCGAACTGAAGTCGCAGAAACGCATGTTAACAGTCGTCGTGGCCAATGCCAGCGACGCGCAACGCCTGTTAGCGGAAATCCCGTGGTTCGGCAGCGAGCCGAATGAGCTGCGCTGCCATTTGCTGCCGGATTGGGAAACCCTGCCTTACGATGCCTTTTCACCGCACCAGGACCTGGTCTCGGAACGGCTGGCGACCCTGTATGAGGTACTGAACGGTCAATGTGACGTCCTGATCGTACCGGCCACTACCGCGCTGGTGCGCATGGCGCCGCCCGCCTTCCTCGCTTCCTATACCTTTTTCTTCAAACAGGGTGAAACCCTGGATGAAGCGAAGCTCAAGGCGCAATTGCAACTGGCCGGCTACAGCCCGGTCAAGCAGGTGATGTCGCCGGGTGAATACTCGGTACGCGGCGGCCTGATCGATATTTATCCTATGGGTTCGGTCCTGCCCTACCGTATCGACCTGTTTGGCGACACCATAGACAGCATACGTACCTTCGACGCCGATTCGCAGCGTTCACTGTATCCGGTCAAGGAAGTACGCCTGCTGCCGGCACGCGAATTCCCGATGGATGAAGAAGCACGCACCGCCTTCCGCGGTCGCTGGCGTGAAATATTCGAAGGCGATCCGAGCCGCTCCGTCATCTATAAAGACATAGGCAGCGGTATTGCATCTGCCGGTATCGAGTATTACCTGCCGCTCTTCTTCGAGCAAACCAATACCCTGTTCGATTACCTGCCGGCCGACACCACGTTTGCACTGATAGGCGACATCGAAGCCGCGATCAAACGCTTTTGGGACGATACGCAATCACGTTACCGCTTCCTCAAATCGGATCGCGAACGCCCTATCCTGGCGCCGGAACAAATCTTCCTCAGCGACGAAAATTTCTTCACACTGGCCAAGCCTTACGGACGCTGGATCATCCAGAACCAGGACGTCGCGTCGGAGCTATCCGCACCTTTACCGAATATTGCCGTCAATCGGCGCGCCGACGACCCACTGGTCAACCTGCGCGCCTACCTGCTGCAAACCGACAAGCGCGTAATGATTTGCGCCGAGAGCAATGGCCGGCGCGAAACCCTGCAGCAGTACTTCAATGAGTACGACCTGCCATTGGCAGCGACCGAAGGCTTTGCCGATTTCAGCAGTGCATCGGCCAAGCTCATGCTCGGTGTCGCACCTATGCATGCCGGCTTCGAACTGGGCAATGCACTGGGTGGCCTGGCCTTCATTACCGAAACCGAGTTGTACGCCGGTTCCGGCCGTCGCGTCGGCAGCAAGAAACAGGAAGGCGCAACCCAGGTCGAGTCCATGGTGCGCGACCTGTCCGAACTCAAGATCGGCGATCCGGTCGTTCATGTGAATCACGGTATCGGCCGCTATATGGGCCTGACCAGCATGGACCTGGGTGAAGGTGAAACCGAATTCCTGCACCTCGAATATGCGAAAGACACCAAACTCTATGTGCCGGTGTCGCAACTGCATGTGATTTCCCGCTATTCCGGTGCCTCACCGGAAGATGCGCCGCTGCACGCGCTCGGTTCCGGTCAATGGGAAAAAGCCAAACGCCGCGCCGCGGAAAAAATCCGTGATACCGCCGCCGAACTGCTGAACCTGTATGCCCGCCGCGCACTGCGCGAAGGCCACAGCTTTGAGTATTCCGCGCATGACTATGAAGCCTTTGCTGAAAGTTTCGGTTTTGAAGAAACTGCCGACCAGGCCGCTGCCATCAATGCCGTGATCAAGGATATGACCAGCGGCAAACCGATGGACCGCCTGATCTGCGGCGACGTCGGCTTCGGCAAGACTGAAGTCGCCTTGCGTGCGGCTTTCGTCGCAGTACTTGGCGGCAAGCAGGTCGCCATCCTGGCACCGACTACGCTGCTGGCGGAACAACATGCGCAAACCTTCGCCGATCGCTTTGCCGACTGGCCGGTGCGCATCGCCGAACTGTCGCGCTTCCGCACCGCAAAGGAAGTAACGCAAGCGATCAAAGGCATGGCTGACGGCACGATCGATATCGTGATCGGCACGCACAAGCTGCTGTCCGGCGATATCAAATTCTCGCGCCTCGGCCTGGTCATCATCGATGAAGAACATCGTTTCGGCGTCAGACAAAAAGAAGCGCTGAAAGCCTTGCGCGCCGAAGTCGATGTGCTGACGCTGACGGCGACGCCTATCCCGCGTACGCTGGGTATGGCGCTGGAAGGCTTGCGCGATTTCTCCATCATTGCCACCGCACCGCAAAAACGCCTGGCAATCAAAACTTTCGTGCGCAGCGAAAACGATTCCGTGATCCGCGAAGCCTGCTTGCGTGAATTGAAACGTGGCGGCCAGGTGTACTTCCTGCACAATGAAGTGGAAACCATCCAGAACCGCAAGGCGATGCTGGAAGAATTGATGCCGGAAGCGCGCATAGGCGTAGCGCACGGCCAGTTGCACGAGCGCGACCTGGAACGCATCATGCGCGACTTCGTGGCACAGCGTTTCAACATCCTGCTATGCACGACGATTATCGAAACAGGTATCGACGTACCGACAGCCAACACCATCATCATGCACCGGGCTGATAAATTCGGCCTCGCGCAACTGCATCAATTGCGTGGCCGGGTCGGTCGTTCACATCACCAGGCTTATGCCTATTTGCTGGTGCACGATGTACAAGGTTTGAGCAAACTGGCGCAACGCCGCCTCGATGCGATCCAGCAAATGGAAGAATTGGGCAGCGGCTTCTATCTGGCGATGCATGACCTGGAAATCCGCGGTGCCGGTGAAGTACTCGGCGATAACCAGTCTGGTGAGATGAGCGAGATCGGCTTCCAGTTGTATTCGGATATGCTGAATGAAGCCGTGCGTTCGCTAAAGAATGGCAAGGAGCCGGACCTGGCAGCACCATTGGCCAGCACCACCGAAATCAATCTGCACGTGCCTGCTCTCTTGCCGAATACCTATTGCGGCGATGTACACGAGCGCCTGTCCATCTACAAGCGCCTCGCCAATTGCAAAACTGCGGATGCCATCAATGACTTGCAGGAAGAATTGATCGATCGTTTTGGTAAACTGCCGGATGCCGCACAGGCACTGGTAGAAACACACAGATTACGGGTCGCTGCGATTCCGGTTGGTATCATCAAGATTGACGCGCACGCAGAATCTGCGACACTACAGTTTGAGCCAAATCCGCCTATCGATGCGATGCGCATCATTGAGCTGATCCAAAAGAATCGTCATATAAAATTGAATGGCCAGGATAAATTACGCATCACGGCCAGCATGCCGGACCTGGCGGCACGTGTAAGCCAGATCAAGAACACCATACGTGCATTGCTTGCCTAG
- the ispD gene encoding 2-C-methyl-D-erythritol 4-phosphate cytidylyltransferase, with amino-acid sequence MKLPRYFALIPAAGVGARMGEKIPKQYVQIAGKPMLRHVLDTFCRADVITHTYVVVSAEDGYIDATMAALHDSSYATVLRVGGATRHQSVLNGLQAMQEQVNEPINDDDWVLVHDAARPGLSIGLIDKLINILQDDEVGGLLAMPVVDTLKRAGAEGRVDQTVTRDRLWAAQTPQMFRYGLLRKALEQATAVTDEASAIEAQGLQPKLVEGDARNFKVTLPHDVALAELYLKGFV; translated from the coding sequence ATGAAATTACCGCGTTATTTCGCCCTGATTCCCGCTGCCGGCGTCGGTGCCCGCATGGGTGAAAAGATTCCCAAACAGTACGTGCAGATCGCCGGCAAGCCCATGCTGCGCCATGTACTGGATACCTTTTGTCGTGCCGACGTGATTACGCATACCTATGTGGTCGTGAGTGCGGAGGATGGTTATATCGACGCGACCATGGCAGCCCTGCATGACAGTTCGTACGCCACCGTCTTGCGTGTCGGCGGTGCGACGCGTCACCAGTCGGTCCTGAATGGTTTGCAGGCGATGCAGGAGCAAGTCAATGAGCCGATTAATGACGACGATTGGGTACTGGTGCATGATGCGGCGCGTCCCGGCCTGAGCATCGGCCTGATAGACAAGCTGATCAATATCCTGCAGGACGATGAAGTCGGCGGTTTGCTGGCGATGCCGGTGGTCGATACACTCAAGCGTGCCGGGGCTGAAGGCCGGGTCGACCAGACCGTGACGCGCGATCGCCTATGGGCTGCGCAGACGCCGCAAATGTTCCGCTACGGCCTGCTGCGCAAAGCGCTGGAACAGGCGACTGCGGTCACCGATGAAGCCAGTGCCATCGAAGCCCAGGGCTTGCAGCCGAAGCTGGTCGAAGGCGATGCACGGAATTTCAAGGTCACGCTGCCGCATGACGTGGCACTGGCTGAATTATATTTAAAAGGATTTGTATGA
- the ispF gene encoding 2-C-methyl-D-erythritol 2,4-cyclodiphosphate synthase has translation MSVSQATALPFRIGQGYDCHALVEGRKLIIGGVTIPHSTGLLGHSDADVLLHAITDALFGAAALGDIGRHFPDTAVEFAGADSRVLLREAVKRVAAAGYRIGNVDATIIAQRPKMVPHIPTMVAHIAADLGVAPDQVSIKAKTNEKLGYLGREEGIAAEAVALIYRSA, from the coding sequence ATGAGTGTTTCGCAAGCTACCGCGCTGCCTTTCCGCATCGGGCAAGGTTATGACTGCCACGCCCTGGTCGAAGGTCGCAAACTGATCATAGGCGGCGTCACGATTCCCCATAGTACGGGCTTGCTCGGGCATTCGGATGCCGATGTATTGCTGCACGCGATTACCGACGCGTTGTTCGGCGCCGCCGCATTGGGCGATATCGGCCGGCACTTCCCGGATACCGCAGTCGAATTTGCCGGTGCCGATTCACGTGTGCTGCTGCGCGAGGCAGTCAAGCGTGTGGCTGCAGCGGGTTACCGCATAGGCAATGTAGACGCCACCATCATTGCGCAAAGACCAAAGATGGTGCCGCATATTCCAACGATGGTCGCGCATATTGCAGCTGATTTGGGCGTGGCGCCGGATCAGGTCAGTATCAAGGCCAAGACGAATGAAAAGCTGGGTTACCTGGGGCGGGAAGAGGGAATTGCGGCGGAAGCGGTAGCGCTGATTTACCGGAGTGCCTGA
- a CDS encoding sensor histidine kinase, producing the protein MPTTSNRLNWIKSGLFWRTFFLLAFLIAASMAAWVASYRIVEQTPRANQIAAQVISVVTITRAALTHSAPDLRRELLFDLASNEGIRVYPLEENDRIEPPIQNGMMQTIQEHVRSGLGQDTRFARAVNDVAGFWVSFTISDDEYWLMLDRDRIEGSSGVQWLGWGAVTVLLSLLGALMISGLINQPLARLTAATRAIATGQRPAPLPERGPTEIREANHSFNQMVDDLNRVESDRAVVLAGISHDLRTPLARMQLEVELAGLPADARAGMQSDLEQMDAIIGQFLDYAKPSDSSHFQPIDMTALMHSAAQEALRMQDVRINSKIDDKLVVLGNAIDIKRVVNNLIENARRYGKLPGNDYVEIDLRCQAEGDKVIIEVTDHGAGVPEAEIDRLLRPFTRMDSARGQANGAGLGLAIVDRIVKRHSGKLQLLNREGGGLVIHITLNQAKKRYATFTS; encoded by the coding sequence ATGCCCACCACCTCAAATCGCCTGAACTGGATCAAAAGCGGCCTTTTCTGGCGGACTTTTTTCCTGCTCGCCTTCCTGATTGCGGCCAGTATGGCGGCCTGGGTCGCCAGCTACCGGATAGTGGAACAAACCCCGCGCGCCAACCAGATCGCGGCACAAGTGATTTCAGTCGTCACCATTACGCGTGCCGCGCTGACCCACTCCGCACCGGACCTGCGGCGTGAACTCCTGTTTGACCTCGCCAGCAACGAAGGCATACGCGTCTACCCGCTGGAAGAAAATGACCGCATCGAGCCGCCTATCCAGAACGGCATGATGCAAACCATACAGGAGCATGTGCGTTCAGGTTTGGGACAAGACACCCGCTTTGCACGCGCAGTGAATGACGTCGCAGGTTTCTGGGTCAGCTTCACTATTTCCGATGATGAATACTGGCTGATGCTGGATCGTGACCGGATTGAAGGCAGCTCCGGTGTGCAATGGCTGGGCTGGGGTGCCGTTACCGTGCTCCTGTCACTGCTGGGTGCGCTGATGATCTCCGGCCTCATCAATCAGCCGCTGGCACGCCTGACAGCCGCCACGCGTGCCATCGCCACCGGCCAGCGCCCTGCGCCGCTGCCGGAACGCGGTCCGACCGAAATCCGGGAAGCCAATCACAGCTTCAATCAAATGGTCGATGACCTCAATCGCGTGGAATCGGATCGTGCCGTGGTGCTCGCCGGTATTTCACACGACTTGCGGACCCCGCTCGCCCGCATGCAACTGGAAGTCGAGCTGGCCGGCTTGCCGGCTGATGCACGCGCCGGCATGCAATCCGACCTGGAGCAGATGGACGCGATCATCGGCCAGTTCCTCGATTACGCCAAACCCAGCGACAGCAGCCACTTCCAGCCGATAGACATGACAGCGCTGATGCATAGCGCGGCACAGGAAGCGCTGCGCATGCAGGATGTAAGGATCAACAGCAAGATAGACGACAAGCTGGTCGTGCTCGGCAATGCGATCGACATTAAGCGCGTCGTCAATAACCTGATCGAAAATGCGCGCCGCTACGGCAAGCTGCCGGGCAATGATTATGTCGAAATCGATTTGCGCTGCCAGGCCGAAGGCGACAAAGTCATCATAGAAGTCACCGACCATGGTGCCGGTGTACCGGAAGCTGAGATAGACCGTTTGTTACGGCCGTTTACACGGATGGATAGCGCACGCGGACAAGCAAATGGTGCCGGCCTCGGCCTCGCTATCGTCGATCGCATCGTGAAACGACACAGCGGCAAACTGCAATTGCTCAATCGTGAAGGTGGCGGCCTGGTGATCCACATCACGCTAAACCAGGCGAAAAAACGCTATGCTACTTTCACCAGCTAA